In Arsenophonus sp. aPb, one DNA window encodes the following:
- the nlpD gene encoding murein hydrolase activator NlpD, translated as MNFNSPKFAIRWATISIITGTMLIGCSTPYHPAAPISSVHDSSRPTNTYPAVNTSSKSTPIPSSPKNISVTNQNSSINQPIYQPVMPAPKTNTDGRIIYNRNYDNIQKGSYSGNTYTVKRGDTLFYIAWITGNDYRDLAQRNKITEPYSLNVGQVLNIDNSSTDSEIVVANRTPNTNVDSQPTNAYASSVSEQNSGKMLPRATKPLTPSTPPATTASSGLNSNSVVNTVGKWRWPAEGKVIEVFSDVQGGNKGVDIAGSRGQPVFATTAGKVVYSGNALRGYGNLIIIKHNDDYLSAYAHNDTILVRDQQEVQAGQKIATMGSSGTSSVRLHFEIRYKGKSVNPLRYLSQR; from the coding sequence ATGAATTTTAACAGCCCAAAATTTGCGATTCGCTGGGCAACTATCAGTATAATAACAGGCACAATGTTAATAGGGTGCTCGACACCATATCATCCAGCAGCACCAATTAGTAGTGTCCATGATAGTAGCCGCCCGACTAATACTTATCCTGCTGTCAATACTTCATCCAAAAGTACGCCAATACCCTCTTCTCCTAAAAATATTTCTGTTACCAATCAAAATAGTAGTATAAATCAGCCGATATATCAGCCAGTGATGCCAGCACCTAAGACTAATACCGATGGTCGAATAATTTATAACCGAAATTATGATAATATCCAAAAAGGAAGCTATAGTGGTAACACTTACACTGTTAAAAGAGGTGATACCCTGTTTTATATTGCTTGGATAACAGGCAATGATTATCGTGATCTAGCGCAACGTAATAAAATTACAGAACCTTATAGTTTAAATGTTGGACAAGTACTTAATATTGATAATAGTTCTACCGATTCAGAAATAGTGGTTGCTAATCGTACTCCGAATACAAATGTTGATTCTCAGCCAACTAATGCGTATGCTTCATCTGTCAGTGAGCAAAATTCAGGTAAGATGTTACCGAGAGCAACCAAGCCATTAACACCTTCTACGCCGCCTGCGACAACAGCATCTTCGGGCTTAAATAGTAATAGCGTAGTGAATACAGTAGGTAAGTGGCGCTGGCCGGCCGAAGGGAAAGTGATTGAAGTTTTCTCTGATGTACAAGGCGGAAATAAAGGCGTTGATATTGCTGGATCGCGTGGTCAGCCTGTTTTTGCAACTACAGCAGGAAAAGTGGTTTATTCTGGAAATGCATTACGTGGATATGGAAATCTTATAATAATAAAACATAACGATGACTATCTGAGTGCCTATGCTCACAATGATACTATATTAGTTCGTGATCAACAGGAGGTTCAGGCAGGGCAAAAGATTGCCACTATGGGTAGCAGCGGTACAAGTTCGGTAAGATTACATTTTGAAATTCGTTACAAGGGAAAATCAGTAAACCCGTTGCGTTATCTTTCGCAGCGATAA
- the mutS gene encoding DNA mismatch repair protein MutS: MTNRQNFASHTPMMQQYLRLKAQHADILLFYRMGDFYELFFDDAKKAAQLLDISLTKRGQSAGQPIPMAGVPHHAVESYLAKLVQLGESVAICEQIGDPATSKGPVERKVVRIVTPGTVTDEALLQERQDNLLAAIWQQDHRYGYATLDITSGRFIISEMADINTISAELQRTRPAELLYPENFANVELFENNKGLRRRPLWEFELDTAKQQLNLQFGTQDLMGFGVEKATLALRAAGCLLQYVKDTQRTALPHIRSITMEQQKETIILDAATRRNLELTQNLSGGNENTVAAILDQCVTPMGSRMLKRWLHTPLRNLDSLLNRQQAIAGLQAYHFELQPFLRQIGDLERILARLALRSARPRDLVRMRHAFQQFADIHAILDKIEFTYLKNLQLRVSSFASLQTLLEEAIVETPPVLVRDGGVIAAGYHSELDEWRALADGASDYLEKLELREKEKLGIDSLKVGFNAVHGYYLQVSRGQSHRVPIHYVRRQTLKNAERYIIPELKEYEDKVLTSKSKALAIEKKLYEELFDLLLPHLSALQTSAEALAELDVLNNLAERAETLDYRCPILTEKPGIEIVAGRHPVVEQVLSEPFISNPLDLSPQRRLLIITGPNMGGKSTYMRQAALITLLAYIGSFVPAEKAIIGPIDRIFTRVGASDDLAAGRSTFMVEMIETANILHNATEQSLVLMDEIGRGTSTYDGLSLAWACAENLVSQIKAMTLFATHYFELTNLADKQEGAVNIHLDAIEHDDTIAFMHNVQEGAASKSYGLAVASLAGVPAKVIQRAKQKLIELEMLSTLPANKSIDNSQLAKVVEKTISPAIKTLEELNPDALTPRQALELIYRLKEMVK; encoded by the coding sequence ATGACTAATCGCCAAAACTTCGCTTCCCATACCCCAATGATGCAGCAGTATTTGCGGCTTAAGGCACAACATGCTGATATTTTGTTATTTTATCGGATGGGTGATTTTTATGAGTTATTCTTTGATGATGCCAAGAAAGCTGCACAATTACTCGATATTTCATTAACTAAGCGTGGACAATCGGCCGGGCAACCGATTCCGATGGCTGGTGTACCTCATCATGCCGTAGAGAGCTATTTAGCCAAATTAGTTCAGTTAGGCGAGTCGGTGGCTATCTGTGAACAAATCGGTGATCCCGCTACCAGCAAAGGCCCGGTCGAACGTAAAGTTGTTCGCATCGTAACGCCAGGAACCGTTACTGATGAAGCATTACTACAAGAGCGTCAAGACAATCTATTAGCCGCGATTTGGCAACAAGATCATCGTTATGGCTATGCCACTTTAGATATTACTTCTGGCCGTTTTATTATTAGTGAAATGGCTGATATCAATACTATTAGCGCTGAATTACAACGAACCCGCCCGGCAGAACTACTCTATCCAGAGAATTTTGCAAATGTTGAGCTATTTGAAAATAATAAAGGATTACGTCGTCGTCCGTTGTGGGAGTTCGAATTAGATACCGCCAAACAACAATTGAATCTGCAATTTGGTACACAAGATCTAATGGGTTTTGGCGTTGAAAAAGCAACATTAGCATTGCGAGCAGCCGGTTGTTTGCTGCAATATGTCAAAGATACTCAGCGTACGGCGTTACCCCATATTCGTAGCATCACTATGGAGCAGCAAAAAGAGACCATTATTCTTGATGCAGCGACGCGTCGTAATCTTGAATTAACGCAAAATTTATCGGGTGGTAATGAGAATACGGTGGCGGCCATACTGGATCAGTGTGTTACACCTATGGGTAGCCGTATGCTAAAACGTTGGCTACACACTCCATTGCGCAATCTAGATAGCTTATTAAATCGCCAACAGGCAATAGCAGGATTGCAAGCATATCATTTTGAATTACAACCTTTTCTACGCCAAATCGGTGACTTAGAACGGATACTTGCCCGTTTAGCACTCCGTTCAGCGCGACCTCGAGATCTAGTTCGTATGCGTCACGCTTTCCAACAATTTGCCGATATTCACGCGATATTAGATAAGATAGAATTTACCTATCTAAAAAACTTGCAGTTACGTGTTAGTTCCTTTGCATCGCTGCAAACCCTGTTAGAAGAAGCCATTGTTGAAACACCCCCTGTGTTAGTGCGAGATGGGGGCGTGATTGCTGCCGGATATCATAGCGAACTGGATGAATGGCGTGCTCTGGCCGATGGTGCCAGTGATTATTTAGAAAAACTCGAATTGCGGGAAAAAGAGAAATTAGGCATCGATAGTCTAAAAGTCGGTTTTAATGCGGTACATGGCTATTATCTGCAAGTCAGTCGCGGACAGAGTCATCGGGTACCTATCCATTATGTTCGTCGCCAAACTCTAAAAAATGCCGAACGCTATATTATCCCTGAGCTGAAAGAATATGAAGACAAGGTGTTAACATCTAAAAGTAAAGCATTAGCGATTGAGAAAAAACTTTATGAAGAACTATTTGATCTGTTACTACCCCATCTGTCAGCGTTACAAACTAGCGCCGAAGCTTTAGCTGAATTAGATGTACTCAATAATTTGGCAGAACGCGCCGAGACTTTAGACTATCGTTGCCCAATATTGACTGAGAAACCTGGTATAGAAATTGTTGCTGGACGCCATCCAGTTGTTGAACAGGTTCTGAGTGAGCCATTTATTTCTAATCCATTGGATCTGTCGCCACAACGTCGGTTGTTGATTATTACCGGCCCTAATATGGGCGGTAAAAGTACTTATATGCGTCAAGCAGCATTAATTACCTTGCTCGCTTATATAGGTAGCTTTGTGCCAGCCGAAAAAGCGATTATTGGCCCGATTGATCGGATCTTTACGCGGGTTGGTGCGTCTGATGATCTTGCTGCCGGTCGGTCAACTTTTATGGTGGAAATGATAGAAACCGCTAATATCCTGCATAATGCGACTGAACAAAGTCTAGTATTGATGGATGAAATTGGTCGCGGTACTTCAACCTATGATGGTCTTTCACTTGCCTGGGCCTGTGCGGAAAATCTGGTTAGTCAAATTAAAGCTATGACGCTATTTGCTACACATTATTTTGAATTAACCAATTTGGCAGACAAACAGGAAGGGGCGGTTAATATCCATCTGGATGCGATAGAGCATGACGACACTATCGCTTTTATGCATAACGTGCAAGAAGGTGCTGCCAGTAAAAGCTATGGTTTAGCCGTGGCTTCATTGGCTGGTGTTCCCGCTAAGGTTATTCAACGAGCAAAACAGAAATTAATCGAGCTAGAAATGCTCTCAACACTGCCAGCGAATAAATCTATTGATAATTCACAACTAGCAAAAGTAGTGGAAAAAACCATTTCACCAGCCATTAAGACATTGGAAGAGTTAAATCCTGACGCATTGACACCTCGTCAGGCGCTAGAATTGATTTATCGGTTAAAAGAGATGGTGAAATAG
- the rpoS gene encoding RNA polymerase sigma factor RpoS, with translation MSQNSLKVNELYDDLDETSMDAEAFDESLLKEEDLNLEQDDDLDLFQNINQRVLDATQLYLGEIGYSPLLTAEEEVFYARRALRGDAASRQRMIESNLRLVVKISRRYSNRGLALLDLIEEGNLGLIRAVEKFDPEKGFRFSTYATWWIRQTIERAIMNQTRTIRLPIHIVKELNVYLRIARELAQKLDHEPSAEEIAERLDKPVDDVSRMLRLNERISSVDTPIGGDSDKALLDVLSDDNDSGPEGTIQANNMKESIVKWLFELNAKQREVLARRFGLLGYESETLEEVGREIGLTRERVRQIQVEGLRRLKDILHNQGLSMESLFKT, from the coding sequence ATGAGCCAAAATTCGCTAAAAGTTAACGAGTTATATGACGATTTAGACGAAACTAGCATGGATGCGGAAGCTTTCGATGAAAGCTTGCTAAAAGAAGAGGACTTAAATCTAGAGCAAGATGATGATTTAGATTTATTTCAAAATATTAATCAACGTGTTCTAGATGCAACTCAGCTTTATCTTGGTGAGATTGGATATTCACCTCTTCTGACAGCGGAAGAAGAAGTATTTTATGCAAGGCGCGCTTTACGTGGAGATGCAGCATCACGTCAGCGTATGATTGAGAGTAATTTACGTTTGGTTGTAAAAATTTCTCGTCGCTATAGTAATCGTGGTCTTGCCCTACTGGATTTAATTGAAGAAGGCAATCTTGGATTAATTCGGGCGGTTGAAAAATTTGATCCGGAAAAAGGATTTCGTTTTTCAACTTATGCAACATGGTGGATCCGCCAAACTATTGAACGAGCAATTATGAATCAGACGCGAACTATCCGCTTACCGATTCATATCGTTAAAGAGTTAAATGTTTATTTGCGTATTGCAAGAGAATTGGCTCAGAAACTTGATCATGAGCCAAGTGCCGAAGAAATTGCAGAACGCTTAGACAAACCGGTAGATGATGTTAGTCGGATGTTACGACTAAATGAGCGGATTTCTTCTGTTGATACGCCAATTGGCGGTGATTCAGATAAAGCGTTACTTGATGTGTTATCTGATGATAACGATTCAGGGCCAGAAGGAACTATCCAGGCTAACAATATGAAAGAGAGTATTGTTAAATGGTTGTTTGAACTTAATGCAAAACAGCGTGAAGTATTAGCGCGACGCTTTGGTTTATTAGGCTATGAATCGGAAACGTTAGAAGAAGTGGGGCGAGAGATTGGCCTTACTAGAGAGCGTGTTCGTCAGATACAGGTTGAAGGTTTGCGCCGATTGAAAGATATTTTGCATAATCAAGGCCTTAGTATGGAATCTTTATTTAAGACCTAA
- a CDS encoding magnesium transporter CorA family protein encodes MANYHLDNKNPDTAKTLYYNDGYIHIANPTEQDIASLAKKTAISTQTINKALANKERARIDLRGNFIFAVINSPIKIGDNAFSISPICIFLTKKNMTIISYDKVNALKFIETIDCENMSGINILLALMYGIASEFNIITKLIISKFERLEIELLTSTKNEDVISIMDLQRSLVFFSMSLHSNDLAVMRIIKIKDSAYDKISYFAEIDEELLDDVYTENKQSIEVVVTYSKIITDMMNTVASMVANNQNKFLKFLATITILLTIPMIFASFWGMNVKVPFEGEVIGFIIVLSVSLLTTLLAIIYLWIKKILV; translated from the coding sequence ATGGCTAATTATCATTTGGATAATAAAAACCCTGATACGGCGAAGACATTATATTATAATGATGGCTATATTCATATTGCAAATCCAACCGAACAAGATATTGCATCGCTAGCAAAAAAAACCGCTATCTCGACACAAACTATAAACAAAGCATTAGCTAATAAAGAGAGAGCGAGAATTGATTTAAGGGGTAATTTTATTTTTGCTGTTATAAATTCGCCAATAAAAATCGGTGATAACGCATTCTCAATTAGCCCAATTTGTATTTTTTTAACTAAAAAAAATATGACTATTATTTCATATGATAAAGTGAATGCCTTGAAATTTATCGAGACTATTGACTGTGAAAATATGTCTGGCATAAATATATTGCTGGCTTTAATGTATGGCATTGCGAGTGAATTTAATATCATCACAAAATTAATTATCAGTAAATTTGAAAGGTTAGAAATTGAATTATTAACTAGCACGAAAAATGAAGATGTTATCAGCATAATGGATTTACAACGAAGTTTGGTCTTTTTTTCCATGTCATTACATTCCAATGATCTGGCTGTTATGCGAATTATTAAAATAAAAGACAGTGCTTATGATAAAATTTCTTATTTTGCTGAAATCGATGAGGAGTTATTAGATGATGTATACACTGAAAATAAGCAGTCAATTGAAGTGGTCGTAACCTACTCAAAAATAATTACCGATATGATGAATACGGTTGCTTCAATGGTAGCCAATAATCAAAATAAATTTCTTAAGTTTCTGGCAACCATTACCATACTATTAACTATACCGATGATCTTTGCTAGTTTTTGGGGAATGAATGTTAAAGTGCCTTTTGAAGGCGAAGTGATAGGCTTTATTATTGTATTAAGCGTTTCTCTACTAACAACATTGTTAGCAATCATCTATTTATGGATCAAAAAAATACTTGTCTAA
- a CDS encoding VOC family protein, protein MKELTAGFSRANHVGITVSNLAKSIAFYETLTGTKAVNVDEISGKRMAQTQGLDNIRIKFANFQLDNLNIDILEYVVPEPTQASYSNNQISAMHLCFEVDDLDAAIKRMKSIGIEPDGEPIFFMPEDGLKSGFGTGVAYFRDPDGTNLEIIAPKGPFVRKT, encoded by the coding sequence ATGAAAGAGTTAACAGCAGGCTTTTCTAGAGCTAACCATGTTGGCATTACTGTCAGTAATTTGGCTAAATCTATTGCTTTCTATGAAACTTTAACCGGTACTAAAGCGGTAAACGTTGATGAGATAAGTGGCAAGAGAATGGCGCAGACGCAAGGTTTAGATAATATCCGAATTAAGTTTGCTAATTTTCAACTTGATAATTTGAATATCGATATTCTGGAATATGTGGTACCTGAACCGACCCAAGCTTCTTATTCCAATAACCAAATTAGCGCCATGCATCTTTGTTTCGAAGTTGATGACCTAGATGCTGCGATTAAGCGAATGAAATCGATAGGTATTGAGCCTGATGGAGAGCCCATATTTTTTATGCCAGAAGATGGATTAAAATCAGGCTTTGGTACAGGCGTTGCCTACTTCCGTGATCCTGACGGTACTAATTTAGAAATTATTGCGCCTAAAGGGCCATTTGTGCGTAAAACATAA
- a CDS encoding acyl-homoserine-lactone synthase, with product MLNFFNAKYIQLSEKNKNDLFFLRKRSFKDRLNWSVICKNNKEFDEYDNKNVDYLLGSYQDRIVCGVRFIDIKNNNMITGTFYKYFKQINLPKGNYFEASRLFVDKERVVQFELNKYSISLMLFLSMIYYVRNHNYDGLCAIISYQMLIIFRRAGWNVDIINKGISEKNEVIYLITMPIDGKNTYLLEKKVKSKYKVNDRWPLNFLSRW from the coding sequence ATGTTAAATTTTTTTAATGCAAAATATATTCAGTTATCTGAAAAAAATAAAAATGATCTATTTTTTTTAAGAAAAAGATCATTTAAAGATAGGCTTAACTGGTCAGTTATATGTAAAAATAACAAAGAATTTGATGAATATGACAATAAAAATGTTGATTATCTTTTAGGCTCATATCAAGACCGGATTGTTTGTGGTGTAAGATTTATTGATATAAAAAATAATAATATGATAACCGGAACATTTTATAAATATTTTAAACAAATAAATTTACCTAAAGGTAATTATTTTGAGGCTAGTCGATTATTTGTAGATAAAGAAAGAGTTGTACAATTTGAGTTAAATAAATATTCTATCAGTTTAATGCTTTTTTTATCAATGATTTATTATGTCAGGAATCATAACTATGATGGCCTATGTGCAATAATTAGTTATCAGATGCTGATTATTTTCAGACGTGCAGGGTGGAATGTTGATATTATTAATAAAGGTATTTCGGAAAAAAATGAAGTTATCTATTTAATTACTATGCCTATAGATGGTAAAAATACTTATTTATTAGAAAAGAAAGTTAAATCTAAATATAAAGTTAATGATCGCTGGCCTTTAAATTTTCTATCAAGATGGTAA
- a CDS encoding LuxR family transcriptional regulator — protein MPKNFFSNTEKNNYIKQHLDKQFAKYNKVNYVYAVMNKKNTDDMIIISDLSDELVNNYLNQKTQNIDPVVIKALNQLAPFSWYENSKINSIWPVKRIFELIKTLNISGYAFVLHDHLNNLALLSLYIDKFLIKDINFFINNNKDALQGLLIHTHEMLLSLYQNENKTEKIIFSPRESEVLYWCSIGKTYSEIGTILNISTYTVKFHIGNVVKKLGVINAKHAISLSVKLNLISPPTGKK, from the coding sequence ATGCCTAAAAATTTTTTTTCAAATACAGAAAAAAATAATTATATCAAGCAGCATCTGGATAAACAATTCGCTAAATATAACAAGGTAAACTATGTCTACGCTGTGATGAATAAGAAAAACACCGATGACATGATAATTATTAGTGATTTATCTGATGAGCTTGTTAATAATTATCTTAACCAAAAAACACAAAACATTGATCCTGTCGTTATCAAGGCATTAAATCAGCTTGCGCCTTTTTCATGGTATGAAAATAGTAAAATTAACTCCATTTGGCCAGTTAAAAGAATCTTTGAACTAATAAAAACGCTTAATATTAGCGGTTATGCTTTTGTTTTACATGATCACCTTAATAACTTAGCCCTGTTATCGCTATATATAGATAAATTTTTAATAAAAGATATTAATTTTTTTATTAATAATAATAAAGATGCGCTTCAGGGACTGTTAATTCATACTCATGAAATGTTGCTTTCACTCTATCAGAATGAAAATAAAACCGAGAAGATTATATTTTCACCCCGTGAATCAGAAGTACTTTACTGGTGCAGTATTGGAAAAACCTATTCAGAAATAGGCACCATACTTAATATAAGTACTTATACTGTAAAATTCCATATTGGAAATGTTGTAAAAAAGCTTGGCGTTATTAACGCAAAACATGCCATCAGCTTAAGTGTAAAACTTAATCTTATTTCTCCCCCGACAGGTAAAAAATAA
- the aac(6') gene encoding aminoglycoside 6'-N-acetyltransferase: MSIMIRKMEKTDRMVWVAMRVQLWDKHARASHLNDIDNILSNKQNAAYIALLANHQAVGFAEISLREYANGCSKQPVPFLEGIWVKPEYRQQGIAQALISQITADLIAEGFDELCSDAEIGNTLSYEAHQNWGFDEIERVICFRKKLI, encoded by the coding sequence ATGTCAATAATGATCCGTAAGATGGAGAAAACCGATCGCATGGTTTGGGTAGCTATGCGGGTGCAGCTGTGGGACAAACATGCCCGCGCTAGCCATCTTAATGACATAGATAACATATTGAGTAACAAGCAGAATGCAGCATATATTGCTCTGTTGGCTAATCATCAGGCGGTCGGTTTTGCCGAAATATCCCTACGTGAATATGCCAATGGTTGTAGCAAACAACCGGTTCCATTTTTGGAGGGTATCTGGGTGAAGCCTGAATATCGTCAACAAGGTATTGCTCAGGCGTTGATCAGTCAAATAACCGCCGATCTAATTGCAGAGGGCTTTGATGAACTCTGTTCCGATGCCGAAATTGGCAATACACTATCCTATGAAGCGCATCAAAATTGGGGCTTTGATGAAATAGAACGCGTTATCTGTTTTCGCAAAAAACTTATCTAA
- a CDS encoding LuxR family transcriptional regulator, producing the protein MAKGFFKNSLINGKIKNFLDEQIIKYGDIKYAYLVMNKINPMDVIIINNHTEWFDLYIKGNYQLIDPVIVNAMERVDDFHWDEKIMIYSEMKLPKIFKQSKKYNINKGHTFVLHDYLTNLAVLSIFETGLDDNNKYIINSNSNSNSNSNKEKFQQLLIKTHQKLLSLYDEIDKDSNQYKPSGLSPRENEILYWVSIGRTYQDIAKMLGIKQGTIKFHMGNIVKKLGVSSTKHAIKLATELKMIQLPS; encoded by the coding sequence ATGGCTAAAGGTTTCTTTAAAAATAGTTTAATAAACGGAAAGATAAAAAATTTTTTAGATGAACAAATTATAAAGTATGGTGATATAAAATATGCCTACCTGGTGATGAATAAAATTAATCCCATGGATGTGATAATAATAAATAATCATACTGAATGGTTTGATCTATATATTAAAGGAAACTATCAACTTATTGACCCTGTAATTGTAAATGCCATGGAAAGGGTGGACGATTTTCACTGGGATGAAAAAATAATGATTTATTCAGAGATGAAACTACCTAAAATATTCAAACAATCAAAAAAATATAATATAAATAAAGGTCATACTTTCGTTCTGCATGATTATCTAACTAACCTAGCTGTATTATCTATTTTTGAAACAGGATTAGATGATAATAATAAATATATTATCAATAGCAATAGCAATAGCAATAGCAATAGCAATAAAGAAAAATTTCAACAATTATTGATCAAAACACATCAGAAACTTTTATCTCTTTATGATGAAATAGATAAAGACAGTAATCAGTACAAACCTTCAGGGCTTTCTCCTAGAGAAAATGAAATTTTGTACTGGGTCAGTATAGGCAGAACGTATCAAGACATTGCAAAAATGCTAGGGATTAAACAAGGCACCATAAAATTTCACATGGGTAATATTGTCAAAAAACTTGGGGTATCCAGCACCAAGCATGCTATAAAATTAGCCACTGAGTTAAAAATGATTCAATTACCATCTTGA
- a CDS encoding protein-L-isoaspartate(D-aspartate) O-methyltransferase translates to MLKRSMRDLLTQLRHQGIQDEALLAAIAKVPRERFVDEALSHKAYENIPLPIGFSQTISQPYIVARMTELLALSSTDHVLEIGTGSGYQTAILAHLVARVFSVERIKGLQWNAKRRLKQLDLHNISTRHGDGWLGWASKGPFDGIIVTAAPAELPLVLLEQLKDGGRMVLPVGEKKQMLKVIKRQGNDFHATTVEPVRFVPLIPGSLA, encoded by the coding sequence ATGCTAAAACGGTCAATGAGAGATTTATTGACACAACTACGCCATCAAGGGATTCAAGATGAAGCGCTATTGGCAGCTATTGCAAAAGTTCCTCGTGAGCGTTTTGTCGATGAAGCACTTTCACATAAAGCTTATGAAAATATTCCTTTACCTATAGGTTTTTCTCAGACCATTTCGCAACCTTATATTGTTGCTCGTATGACGGAATTACTTGCGCTTTCTTCCACCGACCATGTATTAGAAATTGGTACCGGTTCGGGTTATCAAACCGCCATTTTAGCGCATCTTGTCGCGCGGGTTTTTTCGGTAGAACGTATCAAGGGATTACAATGGAATGCTAAACGTAGATTAAAACAACTTGATCTACATAATATTTCAACACGTCATGGCGATGGTTGGCTGGGATGGGCTTCTAAGGGGCCTTTTGATGGGATCATTGTCACAGCGGCGCCAGCAGAACTCCCTCTCGTGTTGCTTGAACAGTTGAAAGACGGTGGCCGAATGGTATTACCTGTCGGTGAGAAAAAACAGATGTTAAAAGTAATTAAACGCCAGGGTAATGATTTTCACGCTACAACGGTAGAACCCGTGCGATTTGTTCCTTTAATCCCTGGAAGTTTGGCATGA